ACAGCTCAAACTAGAGAAGAAGCTATCAATAAAATGAAGCGTGCTTTAGACGAGTTTGTTATAGAGGGAATTAAAACAACCATTCCTTTTCATAGACAATTAATGGATCATCCAGATTATTTAGCTGGTAATTATACCACTAAATTTATGGAAGATTTTGTTATAGAAAAGCAAATAGAAGAATAAAACTAAGGCTCCGAAATTAATTTCGGAGTTTTTTTTTTATGCATATAACAAATAGCTTCAGTATATTTGAATACTAAAGCAATTTACATGAAAAGTCCTAGTTACCTAAAATACAGTCTTTTGTTATTGGTGTTTTTTTCAATAACATCTTGTTTTGAAATTATTGAAGAGATTGATCTAAATAATGATGGTACAGGTACAATGACCTTTACACTAAACATGAGTAAAAGCAAATCAAAATTAGCTTCAATCATGTTGTTAGACTCTGTTAATGGTTATAAAGTGCCTTCAAAAGCAGATATACAAAAAGGATTAAACGATATGGTTTCGGAGCTTAAAAAAGCAGAAGGTATTACTAATATTGTTAAAACAGCAGATTACGAAAATTTTGTGTTTTCAGTAAAATGTGATTTCAATAAAATCGATAATATCAATAAGATTACTAACAAAATAACTAGTCAACAAAAAAGTAACGCTGCATCTACTTCTTATCTTTTTGATGATAAAAACGGTGTTTTTAAAAGAAAATACACCTATTCTTCAGAAGTAAAAAAACAGTATAATAAATTAAAAACCGAGAATAAAAAGGTGTTTAATGATGCGTCTTATACAGTGATTTATAGATTTGATAACGAGGTAATCAGTCAAAATAATAAACAAGCTAAAATTTCTAATTCTAAAAAAGCAGTCATGCAACGCGTAAGTGCAATGGATGTGATTAATGGTACAGGAGATTTTACCACTCATATCCAATTAAAAAAATAATCCTTAAACTAACACCCAACCAATGAAAAAATTATCATGTATAATCATGCTATGTGCATCTGTATTTTCTTTTGCACAAAATTCAACATCAAAAATCCCAAGTGATGCAGCTGTTGTTGCCACAATAAAAGGAAATAATTTGTTACAATTAATGTCAATAGATGAGTTAAATAACTCGTTTATGGGAACTGAGATTTTAAAAGAATTATCTAGAAAGCAGACTAAATACAACTCGTTGGAAGATTTTGGTTTTGACTTAAATGGCTCTGCTCATTATTTTTTCCAAGCTAATGATAGTATTAATTACAATGCATTTATCGTTCCTTTAAAAAATGTAACTGCTTTTGAAAGTTTTTTAACAACTCAAAGCAAAAAAGAAATCGCAAACGTTAACGGAATAAGATCGTTTAAAGATCATAATCAAGGCGGTATTGTTTGGGATAGCTCAACATTAATTATGGTTGTAGGAAGCACTAACGAGGCGTATTTTCAAAACCCAGAAGTCATGGAGCGTTACGGACTAACAGAAGATGATTACTATGGATACGTAATAGATGATGCTGTTGTAACAACTGCAGAGGATTACGATGATGAAGTTATTGAGGCTGAAGAAGCATATGAGGAAGAAATAGAAGAAACGGTTATCGAGTCTACAGAAAGTGAAGAGGTTTATGAGGACGAGTATATTGAAGAGGAAGCTACTGAGGTTGTGGAATATGATTACAATAATGATACGTCTAACTACCAAATTAAAAGTGCTATAAATAAAAATTGGGCTTTATTAAAGGCAGAGCAGCTTTTAACGCAACAACCAAATCGTTCTATCTTAAAAAATAAATCATATTTAAGTAGTCTAGACAGTAAAGCAGAAGCTACATTATGGGTCAATGACTTTGGTCAATTATACTCTAATATGTTAGGGTCTATGTACTACAATCAATTAGTTGGTTTTGATTTATCAAGCATGTATGCTAATAATGGATTAACAGCTAAATTGTTTTTAGAAAACGACAAAATGGTACTAAATACAAAGTACACTATGTCTGATCAAATGGCAGATAGTTATAAAAAAATGACCTCTAGAAAACTTAATAAAAAGTTTTTAGATTATGTAAATGAAGACAGAATGATTGGCTTTATGAGCTACTCTATAGACACAGAAGCCATGTTAGAAGAGTATCCTAAATTAATGAAGTCTATGTATAGCAACATGCCATACTACGGAGAAGAAGCTAGTTTGGGTATAGATTTATTTTCTTTATTATTAGATGAGGAAGCTGTAGGAGAAGTAATTAATGGAGATTTACTATTTTTATTATCAGGTATATCTCAGCAAGAAGTTACCTATACTACTTACCAATATAATGACGATTATGAGTATGTTGAAGTTGAAAAAACAAAAACAGAAACAATTCCAGATTTTTTATTAATGGCATCTACGGATGAGCCTAGTATGCTTAATAAATTAATCCAATATACTGTAAACAAAGAAATGGCAATTTTTGATAATGGTTATTACACATTTGAAGTCCCAAGAAGCCCACTGGCTATTCACTTTGTAATTAAAGACGGAATTGCTTTTTTAGGTACATCTCAAGTAGAAATGAATAAAATCGTCTCAGGTACATTTGATGCTAAAGTAACATCTAAAACTAAAAAAATGATGTTAGACAATTCTTATTCTGTATTTGTTAGCGCTAAACAATTAGCACAACAACTACCAATAGAAGAGATGGGAATTGACAGAAGTGGTAAGCTAGAATGGTTTTTAAATACTACAGAGGATGCTTATATCACTGCATCAAAAATTAAAGGAAATACAGTTAATAGCGAAATGGTTGTTGGTGTGCCTCCAACCGAAGAAAATGCTTTAAAATATATCTTTAATATCATCGAAAAATTTGCAAAATAATTATTAATGAAAATTAAGAAAATATTAAAAAAAGCAGCCATTATTATTAGTGTGCTGCTTTTGGCTTTTAAAGGCTTTTTAATGTACCGTAATTACACGTCTTACCAAGATGTGATTCATTATAAGGCCAATCAAATAGTTAAGGTGAATATAGACGGTATCGCTCAATCACTAGTGTTAAATGCAATAGCAAATCCTTCATTTTATTTAAAATCAAAAAGAGAGAAAGACACTATTTATGATGACGATGACAAACAAAAAAAAGGATTCAATATTCCAGCAAACATCTTTTTATACACTGTTAAGGGACAACCTATAACTACAGTTTTTACATCCTTTAAAATTTCAGAACAAAACACCTTTAAGGGCTACCTTAAAGCTAATTATAGAGCGGAAGATTTTAAAGATAGCCAAGACTATACTGTTGCAACATTATTTAATAATAGTATGATTATAGCATTTAACAAAACACAAGCAGTTTTAGCTTACAACCCAAGTAAAGAAGATGTAAATCAAGTATTTGAAGATATATTGGTAGACCATAAAACATTAACAAAGTTAGATGTAAAATGGGAGAAATTACAGGATGCAGATGGACATTTTAACTACCTCACAAAAACAGATCATTTGGCTATTAATTTTCAATCTGGAAAAGCTGTAATACAAGGTGATTTTGTGTTGCCTGTATTTTTGGATACACCAAAAGTTTATAAAAGCACAAATTTTTCTAAAGATGCTAGTGTAACATTTAATCTTAATCTACTTTCAACACTAAAGTATGTCAGCTTTAAACACAAAAATCAAGCTGTAGATACAGACAGTTTAGATACATATTATAAAGGTCATATGGCTCTAGAAATTGCTAAATCGACAACACAATTAGATTCAGTAATAACTTATGAGTATAATGACGATTTTGAAAAAGTAGAAACCTTAACAACGGTAACAAAACAAGTACCAGAAATTAATTTGCAATTAACATCTGACGCTTCAAAACTTTATAAATATTTAGAAAAAATAGCCATAGTAAAAGATGGTAAATTAAGTAAAGATATATTTCCTTTGTATCAAGTTAAAATAGATTCTACTAACGCTAAAAGTTTGCAAGCAAGTACCAATTTATCCAATACAGTAAAATCTAAATTAAGCGAAACTTCGGAAGTTTTTGCTTTAAAAGTTTATTTTGAAAGGCTGCAAAAGCAGAATCATTTTCCGCTACTGAATAGTTATTTAGAAAAACTGACAACCTTAAAAATTGTTGGAAATAATTCTAAAAACGAAACGATAGCAATTGATGGTCAATTCAATTTAAAAAACGAAGACATAAATGCGCTCGCACAATTTTTTATTAATCAAAAAGAATAAACAAATTTAGTATCTTATTAAAATGACATTAAGTTATTGGGAAATAAAATCATGGCTAACCAACGTAGATTACACTATTGTTGGTAGTGGAATTGTGGGTTTAAATTGCGCTTTACATTTAAGAAAAAGATTTCCAAAAGCTAACATTTTAATTTTAGAAAAAGGCACCTTACCTCAAGGCGCAAGTACTAAAAATGCAGGTTTTGCCTGTTATGGTAGCTTGTCAGAAATTGTAGATGACCTTAAAACACATAGTGAACAAGAGGTTTTAGACTTGGTTAAAAAACGTGTCAAAGGATTACAAAAATTAAGAGAAAACCTAGGAGACAAAACCATAGATTATCAACAATTAGGAGGTTATGAGTTGTTTAATACTAACAGTGATTTATTTGAAATCTGTCTAGAACAAAAAACGTTAGTCAATAATTTATTGAAATCTGTTTTTGGTGACGACGTTTTTAGTTTAAAAGACAACACCTTTCGCTTTAATAATATTAAGAATCAGTACTGTTTTAATCAATTTGAAGGACAAATAGACACAGGTCTCATGATGGAGGCTTTACTACAAAAAGCGTTCTTAAAAGGCATTAAAATACTTAATAATGTTTCGGTGTCTAGTTTTTCAGAAGATGCCAATACTGTAAAAGTTGATACCAATCAATTTAGTTTTTCAACATCAAAATTATTAATAGCAACAAATGGCTTCGCTTCGGTTTTAAACATTCCTGAAGTTAAACCAGCAAGAGCACAAGTGTTAATTACAAAACCAATAAAAAACCTTCATATAAAAGGCACGTTTCATTTGGATGAAGGGTATTATTATTTCCGAAACATCGATAACAGAATACTATTTGGAGGTGGTCGTAATCTAGATTTTAAAGCAGAAGAAACTACGGATTTGGAACAAACGGACTTAATTCAAAATAAATTAGAATCACTTTTAAACACTACAATTTTACCTAATATATCATTTAAAATAGAGCATCGATGGAGCGGAATTATGGGTGTAGGAACTCAAAAAAAACCAATTGTAAAACAGCTTAGTAATAATGTGTTTTGTGGTGTGCGATTAGGCGGAATGGGAGTTGCAATTGGAAGTTTAATAGGAGAAGAATTAGCAAACCTAATAGAGTAATATGTTTAAAAAAATATTCAAGTTTTTAGCTAAATGTTTACTTTGGTTTATTATTTCAACCGTTGGTGTG
The genomic region above belongs to Olleya sp. Hel_I_94 and contains:
- a CDS encoding NAD(P)/FAD-dependent oxidoreductase — protein: MTLSYWEIKSWLTNVDYTIVGSGIVGLNCALHLRKRFPKANILILEKGTLPQGASTKNAGFACYGSLSEIVDDLKTHSEQEVLDLVKKRVKGLQKLRENLGDKTIDYQQLGGYELFNTNSDLFEICLEQKTLVNNLLKSVFGDDVFSLKDNTFRFNNIKNQYCFNQFEGQIDTGLMMEALLQKAFLKGIKILNNVSVSSFSEDANTVKVDTNQFSFSTSKLLIATNGFASVLNIPEVKPARAQVLITKPIKNLHIKGTFHLDEGYYYFRNIDNRILFGGGRNLDFKAEETTDLEQTDLIQNKLESLLNTTILPNISFKIEHRWSGIMGVGTQKKPIVKQLSNNVFCGVRLGGMGVAIGSLIGEELANLIE